One genomic window of Salvia miltiorrhiza cultivar Shanhuang (shh) chromosome 4, IMPLAD_Smil_shh, whole genome shotgun sequence includes the following:
- the LOC131020993 gene encoding pectinesterase-like gives MGDSKSRVVVLAVLATVLLLAAVIAAVVVFSKGEEKHDGGKGGGGSVVVSASKAVKLVCSPTDYKETCEKSLAGANTTDPKKLIEAAFDATVGSIMGALESSAELKKVATDPSTKGAFDVCDEVLHNAVDDLKSSITKVAHFDAGEAKALAADLRTRLAAVGDDQETCTDAFENTTGDTGEKMKALLKTAKEMSSNGLAMVSDLSAILGSLQLAKFLGGGGGGGGSARRLMAEEAGDFVDRRILKVAALKPTMVVAKDGSGQFKTISAALKTLPKKNNETFIVIHIKAGVYAETVIIPKKVNKVVLLGDGPKKTVITGKLSFAGGVKTYHTATVAVNADEFIAKDLTIENTAGSAGHQAVALRVSGDRAVLYNVNMFGYQDTLYAHKYRQFYRSCVISGTIDFIFGDALAIFQDCTFVVRKPGPNQACMVTAQGRIDPRSPGGFVLQSSRIVAEPALQTAKPAVKVYLGRPWKELSRTIIMHSDIGGFIDPTGWSPWTGDFAINTCYYGEYENKGAGSDTSGRVTWKGIKKITSKIAQSWTGGAAYGDDSWIKAAGVPYVPTMMQV, from the exons ATGGGGGACTCCAAATCGAGAGTCGTCGTCCTCGCCGTCCTCGCCACCGTGCTCCTTTTGGCGGCGGTGATCGCCGCGGTCGTGGTCTTCTCGAAGGGCGAAGAGAAGCACGATGGCGGcaagggcggcggcggcagcgtcGTCGTCTCGGCCTCTAAAGCGGTGAAGCTCGTGTGCTCCCCGACGGACTACAAGGAGACCTGCGAGAAGAGCCTCGCCGGCGCCAACACCACCGACCCCAAGAAGCTGATCGAGGCGGCGTTCGACGCCACCGTCGGCAGCATCATGGGGGCGCTCGAGAGCTCCGCCGAGCTGAAGAAGGTCGCCACCGACCCCTCCACCAAGGGCGCCTTCGACGTCTGCGACGAGGTGCTGCACAACGCCGTCGACGATCTGAAGAGCTCGATCACGAAGGTCGCGCACTTCGACGCCGGCGAGGCCAAGGCCCTCGCCGCCGACCTCCGCACGCGCCTCGCCGCCGTCGGGGACGACCAGGAGACGTGCACCGACGCCTTCGAGAACACCACCGGCGACACCGGGGAGAAGATGAAGGCCCTATTGAAAACCGCTAAGGAGATGTCGAGCAACGGCCTCGCCATGGTGAGCGACCTCTCCGCGATCCTCGGATCGCTGCAGCTGGCGAAGTtcctcggcggcggcggcggcggcggcggaagcgCGAGGAGGCTCATGGCGGAGGAAGCCGGCGATTTCGTGGATCGGAGGATCCTGAAGGTGGCGGCGTTGAAGCCGACGATGGTGGTGGCGAAGGACGGGAGCGGGCAGTTTAAGACAATCTCGGCGGCGTTAAAGACGCTGCCGAAGAAGAATAATGAGACGTTCATCGTGATTCATATCAAAGCCGGCGTGTATGCGGAGACGGTGATCATTCCGAAGAAGGTGAATAAGGTGGTGTTGCTCGGAGACGGCCCGAAGAAGACGGTGATCACCGGAAAATTGAGCTTCGCCGGAGGTGTTAAGACCTACCACACCGCCACCGTTG CGGTCAATGCCGACGAATTCATCGCCAAGGACCTAACGATCGAGAACACCGCTGGGTCGGCCGGCCACCAAGCGGTGGCGCTGCGCGTCTCCGGCGACCGGGCCGTCCTCTACAACGTGAACATGTTCGGCTACCAAGACACCCTCTACGCCCACAAATACCGCCAGTTCTACCGCAGCTGCGTCATCTCCGGCACCATCGACTTCATCTTCGGCGACGCCCTCGCCATCTTCCAAGACTGCACCTTCGTCGTGCGCAAGCCCGGTCCGAACCAGGCTTGCATGGTGACCGCCCAGGGCCGCATAGACCCACGCAGCCCGGGCGGTTTCGTCCTCCAGAGCAGCCGGATCGTGGCCGAGCCGGCCCTTCAGACCGCCAAGCCGGCCGTGAAGGTGTACCTCGGCCGGCCGTGGAAGGAGCTCTCGAGGACGATCATCATGCACTCCGACATCGGCGGGTTCATTGACCCGACCGGCTGGTCGCCCTGGACCGGGGATTTTGCGATCAACACGTGCTACTACGGCGAGTACGAGAACAAGGGGGCCGGTTCGGACACGTCGGGCCGGGTGACTTGGAAGGGCATCAAGAAGATCACGTCGAAGATTGCTCAGAGCTGGACCGGCGGCGCCGCCTACGGCGACGATTCTTGGATCAAGGCGGCGGGAGTCCCTTATGTTCCTACCATGATGCAAGTTTGA